One genomic window of Psychrobacter cibarius includes the following:
- the rimO gene encoding 30S ribosomal protein S12 methylthiotransferase RimO has product MPNTSTESVNTTVTTSPSTSTPTDSMLKDTATVFNPAKPNIAQDNQADVSQANTNQPYHHKANHNQNRSIEQSSDVISGALSTENAPVNAAPKIGFVSLGCPKALVDSERIITELSRDGYQVASDYEGADLVVVNTCGFIESAVQESLDAIGEAISKNGKVIVTGCLGKEADKIREMHPAVLAVTGAHAYDEVIRAVSLHVPKPDRSQDASYDPKIDLINEAGIKLTPSHYAYLKISEGCNHRCTFCIIPSLRGDLVSRPIDSVMNEALALKNAGVKELLIISQDTSAYGLDLKYKTSFWNGMPLKSKFYDLCQALNDLGIWVRLHYVYPYPHVDKVVELMGEKKLLPYLDIPFQHASHRILKAMKRPAHSENTLARIHAWREICPDIVIRSTFVVGFPGETEEDFQCLLDWLVEARLDRVGAFTYSEVEGAVANDLPNHVPEEIKQERYERLMTLQQDISAQKLQEKVGKTLMVLVDEIDSEEGVAICRSYADAPEIDGHVYVDEITAQVKVGQFLTVTIDDASEYDLFASYKG; this is encoded by the coding sequence ATGCCCAACACTTCTACCGAGTCGGTTAATACGACTGTTACTACCTCACCGTCAACTTCTACGCCAACAGATTCTATGTTAAAAGACACTGCCACCGTTTTTAATCCTGCCAAACCAAATATAGCACAAGACAATCAGGCAGATGTTAGTCAAGCAAACACTAACCAACCTTACCATCATAAAGCCAATCACAATCAAAACCGTAGCATTGAGCAAAGCAGCGATGTGATTTCAGGTGCTTTATCGACTGAAAATGCGCCAGTGAACGCAGCGCCAAAGATTGGGTTTGTGTCACTAGGTTGCCCAAAAGCCTTGGTTGATAGTGAGCGCATTATCACTGAGCTTAGCCGTGATGGTTATCAAGTGGCGAGCGATTATGAAGGTGCTGATTTAGTGGTCGTGAATACTTGCGGTTTTATTGAGTCAGCAGTACAAGAGTCGCTTGATGCCATCGGCGAAGCGATTAGCAAAAACGGTAAAGTCATCGTCACAGGTTGCTTGGGTAAAGAAGCAGATAAAATCCGTGAAATGCACCCAGCCGTGCTGGCTGTAACTGGCGCTCATGCGTATGATGAAGTCATTAGAGCCGTTTCGCTGCATGTGCCCAAGCCTGACCGCAGTCAGGACGCTAGTTATGATCCAAAGATAGATTTGATTAATGAGGCGGGTATCAAATTGACGCCAAGCCATTATGCTTATCTAAAAATATCAGAAGGTTGCAACCATCGTTGTACTTTCTGCATCATTCCAAGCTTACGTGGAGACTTGGTTTCACGTCCGATTGACAGTGTGATGAATGAAGCGTTGGCGCTGAAAAATGCTGGCGTGAAAGAATTGCTTATTATTTCGCAAGATACCTCTGCTTATGGACTGGATTTGAAATATAAGACCAGCTTTTGGAATGGTATGCCGCTGAAGTCGAAGTTTTATGACTTGTGCCAAGCCTTAAATGACTTAGGCATTTGGGTGCGCCTGCATTACGTCTATCCGTATCCGCATGTCGATAAAGTGGTTGAGCTAATGGGCGAGAAAAAGCTACTGCCTTATCTCGATATTCCGTTCCAACATGCTAGCCATCGCATCCTAAAAGCGATGAAACGCCCAGCGCATAGCGAAAACACCTTGGCGCGTATCCATGCATGGCGTGAGATTTGCCCTGATATCGTCATTCGCTCAACCTTCGTTGTGGGCTTCCCTGGCGAGACAGAAGAAGATTTCCAATGCTTGCTTGATTGGTTAGTAGAAGCTCGCCTTGATCGTGTTGGCGCATTTACCTATTCAGAAGTCGAAGGCGCAGTGGCTAATGACCTGCCAAATCATGTGCCAGAAGAGATTAAGCAAGAACGCTATGAGCGTTTGATGACGCTGCAACAAGACATCTCAGCGCAAAAGCTACAAGAGAAAGTCGGTAAAACCTTGATGGTATTGGTCGACGAAATTGATAGTGAAGAGGGTGTTGCGATTTGTCGTAGCTATGCCGATGCACCAGAGATTGACGGTCACGTCTACGTTGATGAGATTACTGCTCAAGTTAAAGTCGGACAATTCCTAACGGTTACGATTGACGACGCTAGCGAGTATGATTTGTTTGCCAGTTACAAAGGCTAA
- the frr gene encoding ribosome recycling factor: MIKEIKQDGEARMQKTLEALESTFSKVRTGRAHPGMLSGVMVSYYGSPTPLNQVASVNVEDSRTLMVQPFDRTMVQAIDKAIREADLGLNPVTADVIRVPMPALTEETRRDMQKLARGEAESSRVSIRNIRRDMMNDIKELAKEKEISEDDERRASDDIQKITDKYIETIDKRLSKKETDLMDV, translated from the coding sequence ATGATCAAAGAGATTAAGCAAGACGGCGAAGCGCGTATGCAAAAAACACTGGAAGCGCTTGAGAGCACTTTTAGCAAAGTCCGTACAGGGCGCGCACATCCGGGTATGTTGTCAGGCGTGATGGTTAGCTACTACGGGTCGCCTACACCTTTGAATCAAGTGGCGAGTGTCAACGTTGAAGACTCACGTACGCTCATGGTTCAGCCGTTTGACCGTACCATGGTACAAGCAATCGACAAGGCCATTCGCGAAGCAGATTTGGGTCTCAACCCAGTGACCGCCGATGTGATTCGTGTACCAATGCCAGCATTGACAGAAGAGACACGCCGCGACATGCAAAAGCTTGCGCGTGGAGAAGCAGAAAGTAGCCGTGTTTCTATCCGTAATATTCGCCGTGACATGATGAATGACATCAAAGAATTGGCCAAAGAGAAAGAGATCTCAGAAGACGACGAGCGCCGTGCCAGTGATGATATTCAAAAAATCACTGACAAGTATATCGAAACCATCGATAAACGTTTGAGCAAAAAAGAAACTGACTTGATGGACGTGTAA
- a CDS encoding ATP-binding protein — protein MPQSTKPVTNYALPDHLLDLLGQYLQEQVTPTIEIDPAQLAYRWVGGHNGHLEPLAVNLFLSLDDLHGIDTQKAKLVQNTRQFLKGYPANHVLMTGTRGAGKSSLIRALLQAYHSEGLRIIEIARDDLRVLDKIRAAINALPTECGCHYVVYCDDLAFNGQDESYRTLKSVLDGSLDSEQDKLLVYATSNRRHLLPQLMKDNVNIYNGQTDEVNPYETIDETVSLSDRFGLWLSFHPMDQNTYLHIVRHYLSLSLNRHLDNANDVKESNNEEKNKTLPDNIRAAALRWASERGGRSGRVAYQFSRYWIGQTRLAAEDSPS, from the coding sequence ATGCCCCAATCCACTAAGCCTGTTACGAATTACGCCCTACCCGACCATTTATTGGATTTACTCGGACAGTATCTACAAGAGCAAGTCACGCCCACTATCGAGATTGATCCTGCACAGTTGGCCTATCGCTGGGTCGGTGGTCATAATGGACATTTGGAGCCATTGGCAGTGAACTTATTTTTAAGTTTAGACGACTTGCACGGTATCGATACCCAAAAGGCAAAACTGGTACAAAACACACGACAATTTCTAAAGGGCTATCCTGCCAATCATGTCTTGATGACAGGGACACGTGGTGCTGGCAAATCATCGCTGATTCGGGCATTGCTACAAGCCTATCATAGTGAGGGGTTACGCATTATTGAAATTGCCCGTGATGACCTGCGAGTGCTTGATAAGATACGCGCCGCCATTAATGCACTGCCGACCGAGTGTGGTTGTCACTATGTGGTGTACTGTGATGACTTAGCATTTAATGGTCAAGACGAGAGTTATCGGACGTTAAAAAGCGTATTGGACGGATCGCTAGACTCAGAGCAAGACAAGTTATTGGTTTATGCGACCAGTAATCGCCGTCATCTATTGCCTCAGCTAATGAAAGACAATGTCAATATTTATAATGGTCAAACCGATGAGGTCAATCCTTATGAAACCATTGATGAGACGGTATCGCTGTCTGATCGCTTTGGGCTTTGGTTGTCCTTTCATCCAATGGATCAAAACACCTATTTGCACATCGTGCGCCATTATTTATCACTTTCGCTAAACCGCCATCTAGATAATGCTAATGACGTTAAAGAAAGTAATAATGAAGAAAAAAATAAGACACTACCTGATAACATCAGAGCAGCAGCGTTGCGCTGGGCATCAGAGCGCGGTGGACGTTCAGGACGAGTGGCGTATCAGTTTAGCCGCTACTGGATAGGACAGACACGATTAGCAGCTGAAGACAGTCCATCGTAA
- a CDS encoding ribonuclease Z — protein MLKLTFLGTSAGVPTKQRNVTALAIECLNPYLSGAQQVNQPQNINQNKKSRPWLLIDCGEGTQQQLLHTKLSLHQLQAICITHVHGDHCYGLPGLLASAAMSGRREPLTLIAPKAIKTLLEAITLTTELYLPFALNFVAIEEVLSEQSDTNKVNILLSDQHQLDIDITALSHRVASHAFGITQTIHHRTLDTDKLLAQGIPASALWGKLQQGHDVITEEGQQLCAGDYVNDDLSRTRVVVAGDNDTPASLTAALVDTDLLVHEATYTHEVLTKIQGKNPEFDPMHSSAQSVAGFVEKSGVNNLILTHFSARYQGFDNPNSKTPNMAYIRLDAQSVYKGNLWLAADFDQYMVDGAVDLADINENNRVQYVGSARGR, from the coding sequence ATGTTGAAGCTGACTTTTTTGGGTACCTCTGCTGGTGTGCCAACCAAACAGCGTAATGTGACCGCACTGGCGATTGAATGTCTGAATCCTTATTTATCTGGCGCCCAGCAAGTCAATCAACCACAGAATATCAATCAAAATAAAAAATCGCGTCCATGGCTACTGATTGATTGCGGTGAAGGCACGCAGCAGCAGCTATTGCATACCAAGCTTTCTTTGCATCAGCTCCAAGCGATTTGTATTACCCATGTGCATGGCGATCATTGTTATGGTCTGCCAGGACTATTAGCGAGTGCCGCCATGTCAGGACGCCGTGAGCCATTGACGCTTATTGCCCCAAAAGCAATCAAGACATTGCTCGAAGCCATTACCTTAACCACGGAATTGTATTTACCCTTTGCTCTCAATTTTGTAGCCATTGAAGAGGTACTGTCTGAGCAAAGTGATACAAACAAGGTGAATATCCTATTAAGTGACCAGCATCAGCTTGATATCGATATCACGGCGCTGTCACATCGGGTTGCTTCTCATGCATTTGGTATCACGCAGACTATCCATCATCGCACGCTTGATACGGATAAACTGCTAGCGCAAGGTATTCCTGCAAGCGCGCTATGGGGTAAATTGCAACAAGGTCATGACGTTATTACTGAAGAGGGTCAGCAGTTATGTGCAGGTGATTATGTCAATGATGACCTATCACGAACGCGAGTAGTGGTGGCTGGTGATAACGATACGCCAGCGTCTCTCACTGCGGCGTTGGTTGATACGGATTTATTGGTGCATGAAGCGACATATACGCACGAGGTATTGACTAAAATTCAAGGCAAAAATCCAGAGTTTGATCCAATGCATAGTAGTGCGCAATCGGTGGCGGGTTTTGTGGAAAAAAGTGGTGTAAACAATCTAATATTGACCCATTTTAGCGCGCGTTATCAGGGTTTTGATAATCCTAATAGCAAAACGCCAAATATGGCATACATTCGTTTAGATGCTCAGAGCGTTTACAAAGGTAATCTATGGTTAGCCGCAGATTTTGACCAATACATGGTCGATGGTGCCGTTGATTTGGCAGATATTAACGAAAATAACCGCGTACAATATGTGGGTTCTGCACGCGGTCGTTAA
- a CDS encoding protein kinase encodes MKNSASNSSNAKACAKQALQMQAQQMLPTLTALFSSLHYREVSHQRLSQQSNNNNNENDYEGLTRAQHLQFGRVMIKWQLTAATNQSLAGLTHEIGVLKSINNLSANQKRFQDSLFAIAPPMLAYEMLRVQVLDQFSQLTILTMPCYPSGSLATQLNVRNHSLLNSQRKHHFMVQSAHLIATLHSAGWLHNDIKPSNILLDDFLPNHVDDSCIKADLLLTDFALAECLNASILASPAGTPAYLAPERWQGQGATVQSDIYAFGIMMVEILTGKRPFQICANSNDKLKAWAIQHCQQPIPTLPLKYSHYQGIINKALAKRVERRYKSMKQILLDLESIAR; translated from the coding sequence ATGAAAAATAGTGCCAGTAATTCCTCTAATGCAAAAGCGTGTGCAAAACAAGCATTACAAATGCAAGCGCAGCAAATGTTGCCAACATTGACTGCGTTATTCTCAAGCTTGCATTATCGCGAGGTATCACATCAACGACTCAGCCAGCAAAGTAACAATAATAATAACGAGAATGACTACGAAGGCTTGACGCGTGCCCAGCATCTACAGTTTGGTCGAGTGATGATTAAATGGCAGTTAACGGCTGCTACCAATCAAAGTTTGGCTGGCTTAACACATGAAATCGGTGTTCTAAAATCTATCAATAATTTATCAGCCAACCAAAAGAGATTTCAAGACAGTCTTTTTGCTATTGCTCCGCCAATGCTCGCTTATGAAATGCTAAGGGTACAGGTACTAGATCAGTTTTCGCAGCTTACGATACTTACCATGCCATGTTATCCCAGTGGTAGCTTAGCAACTCAGCTTAATGTTCGAAATCATTCGTTATTGAATTCTCAACGAAAGCATCATTTTATGGTGCAATCTGCGCACCTTATCGCCACTCTACATAGCGCTGGCTGGCTACACAATGATATTAAGCCTAGCAATATTTTGCTAGATGATTTTTTGCCCAATCATGTGGATGATAGCTGTATCAAGGCTGATTTATTGTTAACCGATTTTGCCTTAGCAGAATGTCTTAACGCCTCAATTTTGGCAAGTCCTGCTGGTACACCTGCGTATCTTGCCCCTGAACGCTGGCAAGGACAGGGTGCAACGGTGCAAAGTGATATCTATGCGTTTGGCATCATGATGGTTGAAATACTAACAGGCAAGCGACCGTTTCAGATATGTGCTAACAGTAATGACAAATTAAAAGCATGGGCGATTCAGCATTGCCAACAACCTATTCCAACCTTGCCGTTAAAATATAGTCACTATCAAGGTATTATTAATAAGGCATTAGCGAAACGAGTAGAGAGGCGGTATAAGAGTATGAAGCAGATACTTTTAGATTTAGAAAGTATTGCCAGGTAA
- a CDS encoding histidine kinase dimerization/phospho-acceptor domain-containing protein yields the protein MTTHLTTVKLTPDLAFMSQHLFTAILWINDDLSITWLNAQAEQLLAISSGRLLGQSILTLLASETSKALKSADSNHDIDNHVTVDKSSGEDTHEQTCSLKERFQQAKQYQQPFIDHDHLISTPLNGNLSFSVDYSVTPVIYEQQPYFIIEMWGKDRQSRISEEQRQQQQYNVARHMLRSVAHEIKNPLAGIRGAAQLLQRQFIKFSDASPLNSAPPAILGTNPMINPNSHLQKTAEKLRNYTDIIISETDRLTHLIGKFLGSNQLPNWQTLNIHEPLEHVLSLVVNQYPQVTLQRDYDLSLPELCADKDQLIQVFLNLINNACESMTEFEQTLQQRELSEPKLRQPVTSQMSNHDSTSYKPTLHIQTRIAFQHTIAGQQHKQVLQINIADNGSGIDPALIGQIFFPMVTSRAAGTGLGLSIVQDIISHHHGMIDVSSQQSKNLNDSVKNDYNHQHTSFTLYLPFNQPAHHA from the coding sequence ATGACAACCCATTTGACAACTGTAAAACTGACACCTGACTTAGCATTTATGTCACAGCATTTGTTCACCGCTATTTTATGGATCAATGATGATTTATCGATCACTTGGCTAAATGCCCAAGCCGAACAACTACTCGCTATTAGTAGTGGGCGCTTACTGGGTCAGTCTATATTGACACTGCTTGCATCCGAAACATCCAAAGCATTGAAATCAGCCGATAGCAATCATGACATTGACAACCATGTAACTGTCGATAAAAGTAGTGGTGAAGATACTCATGAACAAACTTGCTCTTTAAAAGAACGATTTCAGCAAGCAAAGCAGTATCAACAACCCTTTATCGATCATGATCACCTTATCAGCACACCGCTAAATGGTAATTTATCATTCTCGGTTGATTATAGCGTGACCCCTGTCATTTATGAGCAGCAACCTTATTTTATTATTGAGATGTGGGGCAAGGATCGCCAAAGTCGCATATCAGAGGAACAACGCCAGCAGCAACAATATAATGTTGCCCGTCATATGCTGCGCTCGGTCGCTCATGAAATCAAAAATCCGCTTGCTGGTATTCGCGGGGCGGCGCAATTATTACAGCGGCAATTCATCAAATTCAGTGACGCCTCGCCTCTTAATAGTGCTCCTCCTGCTATTCTTGGCACAAATCCTATGATAAACCCGAATAGCCATCTGCAAAAAACGGCTGAAAAACTGCGAAATTATACTGATATCATCATCTCAGAAACGGACCGTCTAACCCATCTTATTGGGAAATTCCTTGGCTCCAATCAATTACCAAATTGGCAAACGCTAAATATCCATGAGCCACTGGAGCATGTTTTATCTTTGGTCGTCAATCAATATCCGCAAGTGACGCTACAGCGCGATTATGATTTGTCATTGCCTGAGTTATGCGCTGATAAAGATCAGCTAATACAGGTGTTTTTAAATTTGATTAATAATGCCTGTGAATCGATGACTGAGTTTGAGCAAACGCTGCAGCAAAGAGAGTTGTCCGAGCCTAAGCTGCGACAACCTGTCACTTCACAAATGAGCAATCACGACAGCACCAGTTATAAGCCAACGCTACACATTCAAACTCGCATTGCCTTTCAACATACCATTGCTGGGCAACAGCACAAGCAAGTGCTACAAATCAATATTGCCGATAACGGTTCAGGCATTGATCCGGCATTGATCGGACAGATATTTTTCCCAATGGTGACCAGCCGTGCCGCAGGGACCGGGCTAGGATTGTCTATCGTGCAAGATATCATTAGTCATCACCATGGTATGATTGACGTGAGCTCCCAACAATCAAAAAACCTTAACGACAGTGTCAAAAATGACTACAACCACCAACACACCAGTTTTACGCTGTACTTGCCTTTCAATCAGCCAGCGCACCATGCTTAA
- the pyrH gene encoding UMP kinase translates to MSDKNPRYSRILLKLSGEALAGGKEMGIDSEVLDKMSLSIAHLRGLGVQVGIVVGGGNLYRGAQLQQEGLVGRVTGDQMGMLATVMNGLAMRDALERRNIKTRLMSALPIGEVTESYSSRNAIRYLKNGEVCIFVAGTGNPFFTTDTAACLRGIEIEAGLILKATKVDGVYDKDPSLHDDAVKYDGLTFDEVLEQKLGVMDLTAIALCREHNVPLQVFDMTKPNALLNVIMGENEGTRVYH, encoded by the coding sequence ATGTCTGACAAAAACCCGCGTTACTCTCGTATCTTGCTGAAACTCTCTGGTGAAGCCTTAGCTGGTGGCAAAGAGATGGGAATTGATAGCGAAGTGCTCGATAAGATGAGCTTGTCTATCGCCCATTTGCGTGGTCTTGGTGTTCAAGTCGGTATCGTGGTCGGCGGCGGTAACTTATATCGCGGCGCGCAGTTGCAACAAGAAGGCTTAGTCGGCCGTGTGACTGGTGATCAAATGGGTATGTTAGCAACCGTTATGAACGGTCTGGCGATGCGTGATGCGCTTGAGCGCCGCAATATTAAAACTCGCCTGATGTCAGCCTTGCCAATTGGTGAAGTGACCGAAAGCTATAGCAGTCGCAATGCCATTCGCTATCTCAAAAATGGCGAAGTATGTATCTTTGTTGCTGGTACGGGCAACCCTTTCTTTACCACTGATACTGCTGCTTGCTTACGTGGTATTGAAATTGAAGCGGGCTTAATTCTAAAAGCCACAAAAGTAGATGGCGTTTATGACAAAGACCCAAGCTTACATGACGATGCAGTTAAATATGATGGTTTAACTTTTGATGAAGTATTAGAGCAAAAACTTGGCGTAATGGATTTAACTGCCATTGCATTATGCCGTGAGCACAACGTGCCGCTACAAGTGTTTGATATGACCAAGCCTAATGCGTTATTAAACGTCATTATGGGCGAAAATGAAGGCACACGCGTTTATCACTGA
- the uppS gene encoding polyprenyl diphosphate synthase, producing the protein MSTSAVLAPDLLPRHIAVIMDGNNRYGKANDLGKGQGHVAGKDALDPIVEYCVNTGIEVLTVFAFSSENWQRPPSEVALLMQLLASTIHEQIPRMNEYRIRLRFIGDRSQLSDDLQALMADAEAKTADFKAMTLVIAISYGGQWDIAHAVKQLAQQVEAGQLRADDINKELLGNYVQLADAPAVDMLIRTGGEYRISNFLLWQSAYAELFFTQTLWPNFAADELAAMVTEFAQRQRRFGKTSEQIVIEQASR; encoded by the coding sequence ATGTCCACTTCAGCCGTTTTGGCTCCTGATCTTCTTCCACGCCATATCGCTGTCATCATGGATGGCAATAATCGTTATGGTAAAGCCAATGATTTGGGCAAAGGCCAAGGGCATGTGGCTGGCAAAGATGCACTCGATCCTATCGTCGAGTATTGCGTTAATACGGGTATCGAAGTATTAACGGTATTTGCATTTTCTAGTGAGAATTGGCAACGCCCGCCCAGTGAGGTGGCACTACTCATGCAACTGTTAGCCTCGACCATTCATGAGCAAATACCACGCATGAATGAGTATCGTATTCGTCTGCGTTTTATTGGTGACCGCAGTCAGCTGAGTGATGATTTGCAAGCATTAATGGCGGACGCTGAAGCGAAAACAGCAGACTTTAAAGCCATGACTCTAGTCATCGCTATCAGTTATGGTGGGCAATGGGATATTGCCCATGCGGTAAAACAGCTGGCGCAGCAAGTAGAAGCTGGTCAGTTACGTGCTGATGATATTAACAAAGAATTGCTCGGTAACTATGTGCAATTAGCAGATGCACCAGCAGTAGATATGCTGATACGCACAGGCGGTGAATACCGAATTTCTAACTTTTTATTGTGGCAGTCAGCCTATGCTGAGCTATTCTTTACCCAGACATTATGGCCGAACTTCGCAGCCGATGAGTTGGCAGCAATGGTAACAGAGTTCGCTCAGCGGCAGCGCCGTTTTGGCAAAACCAGTGAGCAGATAGTGATAGAGCAAGCAAGTCGTTAA
- a CDS encoding sigma 54-interacting transcriptional regulator, translating to MTAYNDNATSNSDNQGSAQTSDNQESSNRESDNQATKVTVNNAPNTNPATLWLIDDDAALRLVLADTFEDAGLNVISFTQAQAAWTRLNDILQQQESAAQLPDVILTDIRMPMMDGLSFSDWVHEHFPKLPIVIMTAHSDLTSAINSYQTGAFEYLPKPFDLDDAVVTIYKAINYQPNMLAAAAAKSTATPTPKTITKNPSNTLPNMQVKPNTRSKLASKATLISQTNKTSSPKIKVKPVINANDNPSGIIGQSQAMQTVFRAIGRLAHSPITVLITGESGTGKELVASALHQHSPRHQQPFIALNMAAIPHDLIESELFGHEKGAFTGATTTRQGRFEQADGGTLFLDEIGDMPYSTQTRLLRVLANGEFFRVGGQQPVKVNVRIIAATHQNLEELVKQGKFREDLFYRLNVIRLPLPPLRTRPEDIPALAHYFMQRAAEQMNSAEKQLHPTALHIMQAFEWRGNVRQLENVCLWLTVMATGDTVMVDDLPPELLENISSDLEEYQEQSQPTQAMTHNEQIRPHSHSSSWQQALAAWAEQSLQTGETDILQTATPEFERVLLTAALNHSGGKKIAAANLLGWGRNTLTRKLQQLDISSAEGQNNHY from the coding sequence ATGACTGCATATAATGACAACGCCACATCTAACAGCGACAATCAAGGCTCTGCCCAAACATCAGACAATCAAGAATCTAGTAACCGAGAGTCTGATAACCAAGCTACAAAAGTAACGGTCAATAATGCACCTAATACTAACCCTGCAACGTTATGGCTCATCGATGACGATGCAGCCCTGCGTTTGGTGTTGGCAGATACTTTTGAAGATGCAGGCTTAAACGTTATTAGCTTTACCCAAGCGCAAGCGGCGTGGACACGCCTCAACGATATTTTGCAACAGCAGGAATCAGCCGCTCAGTTGCCCGATGTGATATTGACTGATATTCGTATGCCCATGATGGACGGGTTGTCTTTTAGTGATTGGGTACATGAGCATTTCCCTAAGCTGCCCATTGTCATTATGACGGCGCATTCTGACCTCACCTCTGCTATTAATAGCTATCAAACAGGTGCTTTTGAATATCTGCCAAAACCTTTTGACTTAGATGATGCAGTCGTCACGATTTATAAAGCCATTAATTATCAGCCTAATATGCTGGCAGCGGCGGCAGCAAAATCTACAGCTACACCTACTCCGAAGACAATTACCAAAAATCCATCAAATACTTTACCCAATATGCAGGTAAAACCCAATACCAGATCCAAGCTTGCTAGCAAGGCTACTCTGATCAGCCAAACCAATAAAACATCTAGCCCTAAAATCAAAGTTAAACCTGTTATCAACGCTAATGACAATCCAAGTGGCATCATTGGGCAATCACAAGCGATGCAGACGGTGTTTCGTGCCATTGGCAGACTGGCACACTCACCCATTACTGTCCTAATTACTGGTGAATCAGGCACGGGTAAAGAATTGGTCGCCAGTGCGTTGCACCAGCATTCACCGCGTCACCAGCAGCCTTTTATTGCCCTCAATATGGCCGCCATTCCACATGATTTGATTGAATCTGAATTATTTGGTCACGAAAAAGGAGCGTTTACTGGTGCGACGACGACGCGACAAGGTCGTTTTGAGCAAGCGGATGGTGGAACATTGTTTCTAGATGAAATTGGCGATATGCCTTATAGCACCCAAACTCGACTACTACGAGTACTGGCCAATGGTGAGTTTTTTCGCGTCGGTGGACAGCAGCCGGTCAAAGTGAATGTACGCATCATTGCCGCTACTCATCAAAACTTAGAAGAACTGGTCAAACAAGGCAAATTCCGTGAAGATCTATTTTATCGCCTTAACGTTATTCGCTTGCCCCTGCCACCATTACGGACACGACCTGAAGACATTCCAGCATTAGCCCATTACTTTATGCAGCGGGCTGCTGAACAGATGAACAGTGCAGAGAAACAGTTACATCCGACAGCACTACATATCATGCAGGCTTTTGAATGGCGCGGCAATGTCCGCCAACTTGAGAATGTTTGCCTTTGGTTGACAGTGATGGCCACAGGCGACACCGTGATGGTGGATGATTTGCCACCAGAGCTGCTTGAAAATATCTCGTCTGATTTAGAAGAGTATCAAGAGCAAAGTCAGCCTACACAAGCTATGACTCACAATGAGCAAATACGCCCTCATTCCCACAGTTCAAGTTGGCAACAAGCATTGGCTGCTTGGGCTGAGCAATCTCTACAAACAGGAGAAACCGATATTTTACAGACGGCAACCCCTGAGTTTGAACGCGTTTTATTGACGGCAGCGCTCAACCATAGTGGTGGCAAAAAGATCGCTGCTGCCAATCTACTCGGTTGGGGGCGCAATACCCTGACACGTAAATTACAGCAATTAGATATTTCTTCAGCAGAAGGACAAAATAATCATTATTAA